TGTCGGCGCGCTTCATCGGGTGTCTCCTCCCTTGTTTTCCGTGGTGTCGAGTGCGGTCAGGAGCCGGTGCCCAGGCTCCGGCGTTCCTGCTGGAGCGTCTCGATCAGCGCCAGGAGCAGCTGGTCGCGCTCCTGCGCCAGATCGGCCTGCGACCGGCCGTGCAGCGCCTCCCGCATGCCGGCGTTCAGCTGCCCGCGCAGTTCCGGCGTCAGCGCCGGGGTGCCGAGATGCCGCCACCAGTCCTCCATCGCAGGGCCGATATGGTCGAGGAAGTGCGGCATGCCGCCCGCACCGCCCGCGAGGTTGAAGATCATGTTCGGCCCCATGATCGCCCAGCGCAGGCCCGGCCCTTCGGCGATGGCGGTGTCCACATCCTCCACGCTGGCCAGCCCGCTGGCGACCGCATGGACCGCCTCGCGCCAGAGCGCCGCCTGGAGACGGTTGGCGAGATGGCCCGGCACCTCCCGGTTCAGGCGGATCGGGCGTTTGCCGATTGCGCGGTAGAAGGCGATCAGCCATTCGACCGTGCCGGCCGTCGTGTCCCGGCCGCCGACGACCTCCACCAGCGGGATCAAATGCGGCGGATTGAAGGGATGGCCGACGGCGAAGCGTCCCGGCACGCGGCACCCCTGCTGCAGTTCGCTCATGATCAGGCCGGAGGTGCTTGGAGGCGACGATCGCGTCGTCGTCCAGCACCTCTTCAAGCGCGGCATAGAGCGCGCGCTTGACGTCGTGGCGCTCCGGCGCGTTCTCCTGGACGAAGCGGGCGCCGCCCGCCGCATCGCGCGGGTCGGTGTGGAAGCTCCACTTCTCCGGATCGGCGCCAGGGGCGAGGCCCAGCCGTTCCAGCGCCGGCCAGGATTCGGCGATCAGGCCGCGCACCGCCACTTCTGCGGCGGGATTGGGGTCGCTGATGGCGACGCTCATCCCCCTGGACAGGAACAGCGCCGCCCAACTGGCGCCGATGGTGCCGGCGCCGATGACGGCGACGCGCCCAACTGCGTCAGGATCGGGGGCCATCGGCCCCTGAAGGTCCGATCGGGTGTCGGTCGGATTGGCCGTTGGGTTGGCCCTGGGATTGAGTGTCATGGTCCTCCCCGGATGTTCTGGTTTTGCCCAGGCCGTTCATCAGCAGGTCGATGGACTGGGCCGCGATGTCGCGGGCACTGAGGTCGCCGTTCGGCCGGTACCAGCGGGCGATGCAGCCCTCGGCGATGCCGCGTTCGATCAGGCGGCCGAAGCTCCTCGCCGACGTGGATCACGCACAGGCCGAAGTCCATGGTGACGATCTCGGCATATCTGTGCATGACGGCGGTCAGTTCCTCATAGGCGCTGCCGCCATGGCCCATCACGTCGTTGGAGACATCGCCGAGCATCTTCAGCCCGATGCGCACGCACTCGAAGAGGATCTTCTCCTTGTTCCTGACGTAATAGTGGATGGTCGGCTTGGTGACATTCAGGCGCCGCGCGATGTCGTCCAGCGACGTGTTGTGAAAGCCTATTTCGTAGAAGGCCTGCGCCGCCGTCCGCAGCACGGCGACATGCTTGGCTTCCCGCTCCGTCCGGCAGTCCACAGACGCCTTTCATGGCGATCCGCCGTCCAAAGTTTTCCGCATTGGAGCATCTTGCATCGCATCGTCACTACGTTCCGGCACGCGGTCATCCTCCAGCCTTTGCATTCCCCTCCGCTTTCGTCCATCGCGCCGACAGCCGCAACAGCCATGGCCGATTGATAGCCACGCGCACTGTTGATAAGCGCATCGATTTGTCCCATCCTACTCACAAGTAACATGCATTCCAATAAGTATGTTTGCGGTCGCAAGCATAAGTAAGGATGAACGCGTGGACGCCATCGCCTTGGCCCGGACCGACAGCATCGGCGCAGCGCCGGCCCGCAGCGCCCGACGAAATGGTGCACGGACCGCCCTGACCTACGAGGAGCGGGACTGAAGCTTTTCCAGTCTGCACCAAGCCGCGCTGCGGGTGGCCAGCCAACTGGGCGACTTAGGCCTGCGTCCCGGAACCGGGTGGCGGCCTATGGCCGCGCTCACCACCATCCTGCGGCCGGAGGAGCATGAGGCGCTCCCGGCCGTGTCGCTCGGCATTGCGGTTGAGCGTGGCGGGATGATCACCTCCGCGTCGGGGTTGTAAGCGGCCCCGGCGCGGTAGACCGGCTCGCTGTCGTAAGCGCCGTCCGCCAGCGCCGTCGCGCCGTCCCGCCCTGGCCGGCGTCCAGGCGGCGATCGCCTGCTGCGTCTCCCACACCGTCAGCTCACCACCCGGCGCAGCGCCCGATCCTAGGCTGTCCAGCTCTGCATCTGGTACTGGGCATTCGGGGTCCTGTGGCGGCGGGGCTCATTCGTCTTGTACGGCATCGGGGGCTCGGATTCAGCGGGGGGCGCCTCTATTGCCGCTTGCCCTCCCGACCGCCACCAGCCCGGCCTTTTTGCATCAATGCCGGCCGCTACCGGTCGGTGCAGGAAATGCAGGGGTCCACCGAGGCCTGAATGATCGACAGGTCGGCCAGCGGCTGGCCCATCACCATCGGTTCGATCGCCGGGATGTTGACGAAGGACGGGGTGCGGATCTTGACGCGGGCCGGCGAGGCCCCGCCTTCAGAGGCGACGTAGTAGAAGGCCTCGCCGCGCGGTGCCTCGGTGCGGATGGTCGCCTCGCCGGCCGGGATCTCCGGCAGCCCCTGGGTTGCCCGCAGCGGGCCGGGGGGCAGCGACAACAGCGCCTCGCGGATCAGCCGGACGCTCTCCATCATCTCCAGCGCCCGCACCACGACGCGGGCCAGCACGTCGCCTTCCGGCCGGACGACGCTTTCGAAGCCCAGATCGGCGTAGGACAGGTAGGGCTGGTCCTTGCGCACGTCGATGTCGAAGCCGGAGGCGCGCGCCACCGGGCCGACCACCGCCCATTCCACCGCCTGCTCCCTGCTCAGCCGGCCGACGCCGCGGGTGCGGGCCAGCGCGGTCGGGTTCTGGGTGAAGGTGGGGATGACGACCTCGCCCAGCCCCTTGGCCAGCGCGTCGAGCGCCGGCAGATGGGCCGCCGGATCGGAAATGTCGCGCAGGACGCCGCCGATGCAGTTCATGCCGTAATTGACCCGGTTGCCGCTGATCGCCTCCAGCGTGTCCATCACCCGCTCGCGCAGGGTGAAGACCTCCATGAACAGCGAATGGAAGCCGATGTCCTCCGCCCCGACGCCGGCCCACAGCAGGTGGGAATGCAGCCGTTCCAGTTCGGCGATGATGGTGCGGATGTGGGCGGCGCGCTTGGGCAGCTCGATTCCGGCGATGGTCTCCGCCGCCATGCAGAAGGTCATGGCGTGGGTGTTGGAGCAGATGCCGCAGACGCGCTCGATGAGGGTGATGACCTCGACCCAGTTGCGTTTCTGCGCCAGCAGCTCGATGCCGCGGTAGCTGAAGCCGACCTCGACGGTGGCGGACTCGATGACCTCGCCCTTGCACTGCACCTTGACCTTGAAGGGCTCTTCCAGGGCCGGGTGATAGGGGCCGAGCGGAAAGCTGTAGGGCATGGCCGGAAACTCCTAAGAACGGGCCGGACGAGGGGCGGGCGGGGAGGCCAGCGGAGAAGAGGGCTTGCGGGCAACCGTCGCCGGGCGGCACATCGCCTCGCGCAGCGTCGCCGTGTCGATCCCCTCCGGACGGATCAGCGGGACCGGGTTGGGGTGGCCGGGGAACTCGACCGCGAACAGGTCGCGGATCTCGCGCTCGGCCCAGGACGCTGCCCGGACGCTGGGCGCCAGCGAGGCGAGCGTGCCGTTGCGGGTGCAGGTCTTGACGTTGATGATCCGATGTTCGTCGATGTAATGGTAGATCACCGTCGATTCGGCGCTGTCGGGGTGCGGAATGGCGGTCACGGTGCCGAGCCGGATGCCCAGCGCCGCCATCGCGGCGGCCATCGCCTCCACATCCAGCAGCGGGGCGTCGGCCCACAGCGCGCCGTTGCGGAGGTCGACCGACCGGACGCCGGGGATGGCGCGGAGCGCCTCGATCAGGCGCGGGAGTGCGCGTTCGGCGCTTTCGATGTCGGCGGTCATGGTGTCGGCGATCATGGTGTCAGCGGTCATGGCGACCTCCCTCCGCGACAGCGCCGTCCGGGATGAAGGCGGTGCGCAGGCGCGCGCTCGCCGCCCAGCGGCGGCAGTCGGGGCAATAGCCGCGCTCGGCCTCGTCCGCATCCGCTGCCCACAGCGTGTCCATCGTCGCCGCCGGCAGCGGGACATGGGCGGCGCCGCAGCGGGTGCAGGGCTGCAGGTGGATGACGCTTTCCAGCCGCAGCCCGTCGCCGCCGGCGCTGTTCATCGAACCGGGGATGTCGGCGCGCAGATGGATCGCCCGGGTCGGGCAGTTCTGCTCGCACAGCCCACAGAAGGAGCATTGGCCGATGAAAAAATGCCAGGACACCGAGACGCCGGGATCCTGGGTGAAGGTGATGGCCTTGGGCGCGCAGACGAAGGCGCAGGTGCCGCAGGCGGTGCAGCGGCCGGCGTCGTGGGTGAGCGCGCCGCGGTACGTCAGGGGCACGACCGGCATGTCGGCCGGTGCGCGGGTGCGCGACGGTCGCATCAGGTTGCCGAGGATGGTCTTCAGCATTGCCATGGCGGTATCCCCCCTCACCGGACCAGTGTCGCGGCCATGGTGATGGCCGAGGCGAGGCCGCCCCAGACCCAGTAGAAGCGGAAAGCCTGGGTCAGGCGCAGCCGCGCGGTGGTGGTCGCAAGCAGCGTCACCCCGCCAAGCACCAGGATGCCGGCGCCGAGATAGACCACCAGATTGACCAGCGGCCAGGGCGTCGCCGGGATGAAGACGACGGCGAACAGCTCGGTCAGCAGCACGACCTCGATGGCGTGGGACAGCTTGAACAGCGCCAGCGGCGGGCCGCTGTATTCGATGTGGCTGTCGGCGATGATCTCGTGCTCGGCGTTGGCGATGGAGAAGGGGTTGAGCTTCATCCGCGCCGGCAGCGCCAGCAGGAAGGTCAAGGCCGCCAGCAGATGGACGAGGCCGTAGGGCACCTCCTGCAGGGCGCGCATCTGGAAGCTGCCGGCCATCTGCGCCATGGCGATGATGGCGACCAGGAAGGGCAGGTTGTAGGCCAGGGACAGGATCGCCTCGCGCATCGCCGCGACCTGCCCGTAGATCGAGCGGCTGACATAGCCGGCGAGCACCTCGCACAGGACCGGCACCTCCATCAGGTACAGCAGCAGCACGACGTCGCCGGGCAGAGACGGCACCGGATTGCCGGGCAGCGGCACGATGGCCAGCGCCGCGGTCACCGCCGCCACCGACACCAGCGGCAGCGCCAGGAAGATGCCGCGGCTGACGCCCCGGGGGATCACCGTCTCCTTGCCCAGCAGCTTCATGACATCGAAGAAGGGCTGGAAGAAGGGCGGACCCTGGCGGCCTTGAAGCCGGGCCACCAGCTTGCGCATGAACCACAGCTCCAGCCAGCCGAGCGGGGCGGCGAACAGCAGGCCGGGCCAGACGGCGATGGCGACCAGATAGGACCAGACGGCGTTCATGACAGCCTCCCCCACCGGCTTTCGGGCTGGCTTCCGGCAAGCCGGCTCTTGGCCAGCTGGCTCTTGGTCGCGCCGTCTTCCAGCAGTTTGGCGGCGCGGGCGATGCCGTCCAGGATGGCCTGGGGGCGCGGCGGACAGCCGGGCACCCAGACATCGACCGGAACGACGGTGTCGAGCGAGCAGCTCAGCACCAGCGGGCTGCCGGCGAAGACGTTGCCCGACGACGGGCAGGATCCCAGCGCCACCACCGCCTTCGGGTTGGGCACCTGGTCGTAGATGTCGAGGATCGCTTGGCGCGAGCGCAGAGTCAGCGTGCCGGAGATCAGCACGATGTCGGCGTGCTTGGGCGTGCCGTGCAGCTCGATGCCCAACTGCTCGGCGTCGTAACGCGGACTGAGCAGTGGCGTGATTTCGATATCGCAGCCGTTGCAGGAGCCGGCGTTCAGCCGGCAGATCCAGGGCGACCGACGGCGCGAGATCGCGATGACCCGTTCGATGAGGTTCATTTCACACCTCCCAGCGGGTTGGCCACCAGCGGGC
The Azospirillum sp. TSA2s DNA segment above includes these coding regions:
- a CDS encoding respiratory chain complex I subunit 1 family protein, which produces MNAVWSYLVAIAVWPGLLFAAPLGWLELWFMRKLVARLQGRQGPPFFQPFFDVMKLLGKETVIPRGVSRGIFLALPLVSVAAVTAALAIVPLPGNPVPSLPGDVVLLLYLMEVPVLCEVLAGYVSRSIYGQVAAMREAILSLAYNLPFLVAIIAMAQMAGSFQMRALQEVPYGLVHLLAALTFLLALPARMKLNPFSIANAEHEIIADSHIEYSGPPLALFKLSHAIEVVLLTELFAVVFIPATPWPLVNLVVYLGAGILVLGGVTLLATTTARLRLTQAFRFYWVWGGLASAITMAATLVR
- a CDS encoding nickel-dependent hydrogenase large subunit, which codes for MPYSFPLGPYHPALEEPFKVKVQCKGEVIESATVEVGFSYRGIELLAQKRNWVEVITLIERVCGICSNTHAMTFCMAAETIAGIELPKRAAHIRTIIAELERLHSHLLWAGVGAEDIGFHSLFMEVFTLRERVMDTLEAISGNRVNYGMNCIGGVLRDISDPAAHLPALDALAKGLGEVVIPTFTQNPTALARTRGVGRLSREQAVEWAVVGPVARASGFDIDVRKDQPYLSYADLGFESVVRPEGDVLARVVVRALEMMESVRLIREALLSLPPGPLRATQGLPEIPAGEATIRTEAPRGEAFYYVASEGGASPARVKIRTPSFVNIPAIEPMVMGQPLADLSIIQASVDPCISCTDR
- a CDS encoding NADH-quinone oxidoreductase subunit C; protein product: MTADTMIADTMTADIESAERALPRLIEALRAIPGVRSVDLRNGALWADAPLLDVEAMAAAMAALGIRLGTVTAIPHPDSAESTVIYHYIDEHRIINVKTCTRNGTLASLAPSVRAASWAEREIRDLFAVEFPGHPNPVPLIRPEGIDTATLREAMCRPATVARKPSSPLASPPAPRPARS
- a CDS encoding NADH-quinone oxidoreductase subunit B family protein; this translates as MNLIERVIAISRRRSPWICRLNAGSCNGCDIEITPLLSPRYDAEQLGIELHGTPKHADIVLISGTLTLRSRQAILDIYDQVPNPKAVVALGSCPSSGNVFAGSPLVLSCSLDTVVPVDVWVPGCPPRPQAILDGIARAAKLLEDGATKSQLAKSRLAGSQPESRWGRLS
- a CDS encoding 4Fe-4S binding protein; translation: MAMLKTILGNLMRPSRTRAPADMPVVPLTYRGALTHDAGRCTACGTCAFVCAPKAITFTQDPGVSVSWHFFIGQCSFCGLCEQNCPTRAIHLRADIPGSMNSAGGDGLRLESVIHLQPCTRCGAAHVPLPAATMDTLWAADADEAERGYCPDCRRWAASARLRTAFIPDGAVAEGGRHDR
- a CDS encoding 3-hydroxyacyl-CoA dehydrogenase NAD-binding domain-containing protein; the protein is MRRAAPASSRRTRRSATTSSARSMPRLKRCWTTTRSSPPSTSGLIMSELQQGCRVPGRFAVGHPFNPPHLIPLVEVVGGRDTTAGTVEWLIAFYRAIGKRPIRLNREVPGHLANRLQAALWREAVHAVASGLASVEDVDTAIAEGPGLRWAIMGPNMIFNLAGGAGGMPHFLDHIGPAMEDWWRHLGTPALTPELRGQLNAGMREALHGRSQADLAQERDQLLLALIETLQQERRSLGTGS